A region of Salirhabdus salicampi DNA encodes the following proteins:
- a CDS encoding bifunctional 2-methylcitrate dehydratase/aconitate hydratase — translation MNKYDFVLEEITDYVLNKEITSEEALNTARYVLIDSLGCAFLALSYPECVKHLGPIVPGTFVEDGSRVPGTSYELDPVQAAFNIGTMIRWLDYNDTWLAAEWGHPSDNLGGILAVADYISRKHIRNGKEPLTMKDVLIASIKAHEIQGILALENSLNREGLDHVLFVKVATTAVVTQMLGGTKEEIMNAVSNAWIDNSSIRTYRHFPNTGSRKSWAAGDATSRAVRLALMAVNGEMGYPTALTAPRWGFQDVLMGGKEITLARSLGSYVMENVLFKISYPAEFHAQTAAECAVILHEQVKDRLDEIDSITITTQESAIRIIDKTGPLHNPADRDHCIQYITAIGLMFGNIEADHYENDVAENPIIDQLREKMTVVEDNRYSEEYLDPNKRSIANAVQVHFQDGTSTEKVEIEYPLGHRFRREEGIPKLVEKFQSNLATTFAQKQNKQIQQLCMDADKFADTNVQDFMTLFKL, via the coding sequence ATGAATAAGTATGATTTTGTATTAGAAGAAATTACAGATTATGTGTTAAACAAGGAGATTACAAGTGAGGAAGCTCTGAACACAGCTAGGTATGTACTGATTGATAGTTTAGGTTGTGCATTTCTCGCATTAAGTTATCCTGAATGTGTAAAACATTTAGGTCCAATTGTTCCGGGCACATTTGTTGAAGATGGAAGTCGAGTACCAGGAACGTCATATGAGTTGGATCCGGTACAGGCTGCATTTAATATTGGTACGATGATTCGTTGGCTAGATTACAATGATACATGGTTAGCGGCCGAATGGGGGCACCCTTCTGATAACTTAGGTGGGATATTAGCTGTAGCGGATTATATAAGTCGGAAACATATTCGTAACGGGAAAGAGCCTTTAACAATGAAAGATGTGTTAATCGCATCTATTAAAGCACATGAAATTCAAGGGATTTTAGCTTTAGAAAACAGCTTAAATCGAGAAGGGTTAGACCATGTCCTATTTGTTAAAGTCGCAACAACTGCAGTTGTGACCCAAATGTTAGGTGGCACAAAAGAAGAAATCATGAATGCGGTCTCAAATGCATGGATTGATAATTCGAGCATACGAACATATCGTCATTTTCCGAATACGGGTTCGCGAAAGTCATGGGCTGCAGGAGATGCTACTAGCAGAGCAGTTAGGTTAGCCCTTATGGCCGTTAATGGTGAGATGGGGTATCCAACTGCATTGACTGCACCGAGGTGGGGTTTCCAAGATGTACTCATGGGCGGTAAAGAAATAACACTTGCTCGTTCCCTTGGGTCTTATGTTATGGAAAATGTTTTATTCAAAATTTCTTATCCCGCAGAATTTCATGCTCAAACTGCAGCTGAGTGTGCTGTGATATTACATGAGCAAGTAAAAGATCGCTTAGATGAAATCGATTCAATTACGATAACAACACAAGAATCCGCAATACGTATTATTGATAAAACAGGACCACTTCATAATCCAGCGGACCGTGATCATTGTATACAGTATATTACCGCAATAGGGTTAATGTTTGGAAACATAGAGGCAGATCATTACGAGAATGACGTTGCAGAAAATCCAATCATTGATCAATTACGGGAAAAAATGACCGTAGTCGAAGATAATAGATATAGCGAGGAATATTTAGACCCAAATAAACGCTCCATTGCTAACGCCGTACAAGTTCATTTTCAAGATGGTACAAGTACGGAAAAAGTTGAAATCGAATACCCCCTTGGACACCGGTTTAGAAGGGAAGAAGGAATACCAAAATTAGTTGAAAAGTTCCAATCCAATTTAGCAACTACTTTTGCTCAAAAACAAAATAAACAAATTCAGCAACTTTGTATGGACGCTGACAAGTTTGCTGATACCAATGTACAAGATTTTATGACTTTATTTAAGCTATAA
- a CDS encoding tripartite tricarboxylate transporter TctB family protein, with protein MKLTTNRKLGLFVISFAAVYLILSYQLPSYAYTLIDADVVPKFLGWLLVFLGILLFISKDHETAEQKAQRNIPKKEVAVLLAVVAFIFLYIFLLEIIGFVITTVLFLFFCSRFLGYQNMKANILVSVLFPITIYTLFTYLLQISLPQGILPL; from the coding sequence ATGAAACTTACAACAAACCGAAAGCTAGGGTTATTTGTTATAAGTTTTGCTGCTGTTTATTTAATCCTTAGTTATCAATTACCTTCATATGCGTATACATTGATTGATGCAGACGTCGTGCCAAAATTTTTAGGGTGGCTTCTAGTATTTTTAGGTATCCTGCTATTTATTTCGAAGGATCATGAAACAGCTGAACAAAAAGCGCAACGGAACATACCTAAAAAAGAGGTAGCCGTTTTATTAGCTGTTGTAGCCTTTATTTTTCTTTATATCTTTTTGTTGGAGATTATTGGGTTCGTAATAACGACTGTCCTTTTCCTCTTTTTCTGTAGCAGATTTCTCGGTTACCAAAATATGAAGGCAAATATTTTAGTAAGTGTACTTTTTCCGATAACGATTTATACATTATTCACGTACCTTTTACAAATATCGTTGCCGCAAGGAATATTACCGCTCTAG
- a CDS encoding tripartite tricarboxylate transporter substrate binding protein yields MKKFLSFLFVMILMFAVACSNDNTSGDGNNSGNSDGNSNGNETWEPEQSIEIVAPAGAGGGWDTTARMAAKVFEEASIIDQDIGVVNKPGGGGAVGWAYIAGKEGSPYNLFVSSSPILLVPLNGQSQYGHEDFTPIANVIADYGAFAVKEDAKWNNLNELFEDLKDAPESITVVGESSPGSMDHIQFVKLAKAAGVDITKIKYVSDQDGGAMTALLNGSVDVYSTGLAETVEQAEAGNIRVLAVTAGERLEGDVISDFPTAVEQGINETFVNWRGFFGPPNMDDEVRAYYEAKFKELSDSDEFADIRAQYGWDEMYMDSDEYKTFLDNEKQAIKEILDELGLGN; encoded by the coding sequence ATGAAGAAGTTCCTTTCATTTTTGTTTGTTATGATTTTAATGTTTGCTGTAGCTTGTTCCAACGACAATACGAGTGGGGATGGAAATAATAGCGGAAATAGTGATGGAAATAGCAATGGCAATGAAACATGGGAACCAGAACAGTCTATTGAAATTGTAGCACCAGCAGGAGCCGGTGGTGGCTGGGATACAACGGCTCGTATGGCTGCGAAAGTATTTGAAGAAGCAAGTATTATTGACCAAGACATCGGTGTTGTGAATAAGCCTGGTGGTGGAGGTGCAGTAGGTTGGGCATATATCGCAGGTAAAGAAGGAAGCCCGTATAACCTATTTGTTTCTTCTTCACCAATCTTGTTAGTTCCATTAAACGGTCAGTCACAATATGGTCATGAAGATTTCACACCGATTGCAAACGTTATTGCTGACTATGGTGCTTTTGCAGTTAAAGAAGATGCAAAATGGAACAATCTGAATGAATTATTTGAAGACCTGAAGGACGCACCAGAGAGCATCACTGTTGTAGGTGAGTCGTCTCCTGGAAGTATGGACCATATCCAGTTTGTAAAATTAGCGAAAGCAGCTGGAGTCGACATTACGAAGATCAAATACGTGTCTGACCAAGATGGTGGTGCGATGACAGCACTTTTAAACGGGAGTGTAGACGTTTACTCTACTGGATTAGCTGAAACAGTAGAGCAAGCTGAAGCAGGAAACATTCGTGTTCTAGCCGTAACGGCAGGGGAAAGATTAGAAGGAGATGTAATTTCTGATTTCCCAACAGCTGTTGAGCAAGGAATCAATGAAACATTTGTGAATTGGAGAGGTTTCTTCGGTCCTCCTAACATGGATGATGAAGTAAGAGCTTACTATGAAGCTAAATTTAAAGAATTAAGCGATTCTGATGAGTTTGCAGATATTCGCGCTCAATATGGTTGGGACGAAATGTATATGGATAGTGACGAGTATAAAACATTCTTAGATAATGAAAAACAAGCGATTAAGGAAATATTGGATGAATTAGGATTAGGCAATTAA
- a CDS encoding tripartite tricarboxylate transporter permease, which translates to MGSIEGILSGFQVAFSLEGILFVLIGVFVGTFIGMMPGLGPISAIAIMIPITYGMNPTMALVMMAGVYYGAVFGGSTSSILLNAPGISGTVATSFDGYPMAQKGQAGKALAIAAISSFVGGTISVILLMLFAPVLAAVAISFGPPEYFALMLLGLSAVSSLSDGSHVKALIAATVGFIIATVGIDAQSGTPRFTFGNASLLEGIDFLIIALGLFAIAEVASLILRRHDRTIQDQQNIGSLKLSKEDYKDIRGPAGRQSILGFIIGVLPGAGATIASFIGYITEKRIAKDKDEFGKGSVKGLAAPEAANNAATSGSFVPLLSLGIPGSGTTAVMLGAFLVMGLQPGPQMMTDRPEIFWGIIASMYIGNIFLLILNLPLIPYIAKVLKTPRPMLISLVIVFSLIGVYSVSFNTFHLYLLLAFGVIGYLMRLFSFPAPPFILAFILGGMMEQSLRQSLTISNGSLMIFLERPITLSLVVLTVFSLYIPVFQNKKKKQLVGEHGEEINS; encoded by the coding sequence ATGGGTTCTATTGAAGGGATTTTATCTGGTTTTCAAGTTGCATTCAGTTTAGAGGGAATCTTATTCGTTTTAATTGGTGTTTTTGTAGGGACCTTTATAGGTATGATGCCAGGATTAGGTCCTATTAGTGCAATCGCCATCATGATTCCGATTACATACGGAATGAATCCAACAATGGCCTTAGTCATGATGGCTGGCGTATATTACGGTGCAGTATTTGGAGGATCGACGTCTTCAATTCTATTAAATGCGCCTGGCATTTCCGGAACCGTTGCGACATCATTCGATGGTTATCCGATGGCGCAAAAGGGCCAAGCTGGGAAAGCGCTCGCAATTGCAGCGATTTCTTCGTTTGTGGGTGGTACGATTAGTGTCATTTTATTAATGTTATTTGCGCCTGTTTTAGCAGCAGTGGCTATATCCTTTGGTCCGCCTGAATATTTTGCACTCATGTTATTAGGACTATCCGCAGTATCCAGCTTATCTGACGGTTCCCATGTGAAAGCTTTAATTGCTGCGACTGTTGGATTTATCATTGCAACAGTCGGTATTGATGCACAGTCAGGAACACCGCGTTTCACATTTGGAAATGCTAGTCTGTTAGAAGGTATTGATTTCTTAATCATAGCACTTGGGCTATTTGCCATTGCAGAAGTGGCATCCCTTATACTACGTAGACATGATCGCACTATACAAGATCAACAGAACATTGGCAGTTTAAAGCTATCGAAAGAAGACTATAAGGATATAAGAGGACCTGCAGGGAGACAATCTATTCTTGGATTTATTATTGGAGTCCTTCCTGGTGCTGGTGCAACGATAGCATCCTTTATTGGATATATCACGGAAAAACGGATAGCAAAGGATAAGGATGAATTCGGGAAAGGTTCTGTAAAGGGATTAGCTGCACCGGAAGCTGCCAATAATGCAGCGACTAGTGGTTCTTTTGTACCTCTATTAAGCCTTGGGATTCCAGGTTCGGGTACTACGGCTGTTATGTTAGGTGCATTTTTAGTAATGGGATTACAACCAGGTCCGCAAATGATGACTGACAGACCGGAAATCTTTTGGGGAATTATCGCTAGTATGTATATCGGAAATATTTTTTTGCTTATATTAAATTTACCGTTAATTCCTTATATTGCGAAAGTGTTAAAAACACCAAGACCAATGTTAATTTCACTAGTCATAGTGTTTAGTCTAATTGGTGTCTATTCGGTTAGTTTTAATACATTCCATTTGTACCTTCTATTAGCATTTGGAGTAATTGGTTATTTAATGAGATTGTTTAGTTTCCCGGCTCCGCCTTTCATATTAGCTTTTATTTTAGGTGGGATGATGGAGCAATCACTTAGACAATCACTCACGATTTCGAATGGTAGTTTAATGATTTTTTTAGAAAGGCCGATTACATTATCTCTCGTTGTTTTAACCGTATTTTCATTATATATCCCCGTTTTTCAAAATAAAAAGAAGAAACAGTTAGTTGGGGAACATGGTGAGGAAATCAATAGTTAA
- a CDS encoding response regulator transcription factor, with the protein MVRVAIAEDDFRVANIHEQFLSKIDGVYVVGKALNGKDTLHLLHNKEVDLLILDIFMPDMLGTDILKAVKQEHPNTDVIMITAVSEGSIVADSLRHGVMDYIIKPVTLDRFVRTIENYKEKVQLFKQEQVTQGMIDGYLGYSQNNALDNTPKGIDPLTLDKVKEILRKQSRGITAEEMGEKMGASRTTARRYLEYLISTGEGKAELEYGIVGRPERKYEIY; encoded by the coding sequence ATGGTACGAGTAGCAATTGCAGAGGACGATTTCCGTGTGGCTAATATTCATGAACAATTTTTATCAAAAATAGACGGAGTTTACGTTGTAGGAAAAGCACTGAATGGAAAAGACACATTACACCTGCTACATAACAAAGAAGTGGATTTATTAATATTAGATATTTTTATGCCGGATATGCTAGGGACAGACATACTGAAAGCGGTTAAACAAGAGCACCCAAATACTGATGTTATTATGATAACAGCTGTCTCGGAAGGGAGCATAGTTGCGGATTCTTTACGTCACGGTGTTATGGATTACATCATAAAGCCTGTCACATTAGACAGGTTTGTCCGTACTATTGAAAATTATAAAGAAAAAGTACAACTGTTTAAGCAGGAACAGGTGACTCAAGGGATGATTGATGGATATTTAGGGTATAGCCAAAATAACGCCCTCGATAACACACCGAAGGGTATTGACCCGTTAACATTAGATAAAGTAAAAGAAATTCTTCGTAAACAATCTCGAGGGATTACAGCTGAAGAAATGGGAGAAAAAATGGGGGCATCACGTACAACAGCAAGAAGGTACCTTGAATATTTAATCTCAACTGGAGAAGGAAAAGCAGAACTTGAGTACGGAATTGTTGGACGGCCAGAAAGAAAATACGAAATTTATTAA
- a CDS encoding alpha/beta hydrolase: protein MKHIFEKGNADKPTFLLLHGTGGSELDLLPVAGMIDDEANVLSVRGNVNENGMARFFRRIAEGVFDEEDLVFRTKELYDFLSDAATEKGFDRDNMIAVGYSNGANIAGSLLFHHEKSLKGAVLFHPMVPRRGLEIPDLTDVPVFIGAGKNDPICKPEETEELAKLLEQAGANVEVYWESMGHQLTRTEVEQAARWYKENFS, encoded by the coding sequence ATGAAACATATTTTTGAAAAAGGTAATGCTGATAAACCAACATTTCTGTTACTTCATGGGACTGGAGGATCTGAGTTGGACCTCTTACCTGTGGCCGGTATGATTGATGATGAGGCAAATGTATTAAGTGTGCGTGGGAATGTCAATGAAAATGGGATGGCAAGATTTTTTCGCCGTATTGCGGAAGGTGTATTTGATGAAGAAGACTTAGTTTTTCGAACAAAAGAGTTATATGATTTTTTAAGTGATGCTGCAACTGAAAAGGGATTTGACCGAGATAATATGATTGCTGTCGGATACTCAAATGGAGCCAATATTGCGGGGAGTTTGCTTTTTCATCACGAAAAATCCTTAAAAGGAGCTGTACTATTCCATCCAATGGTACCGCGTAGAGGTTTGGAAATACCTGATTTAACAGATGTGCCTGTATTTATCGGTGCAGGTAAAAATGATCCCATTTGTAAACCTGAAGAAACAGAGGAACTCGCGAAGTTGTTAGAACAGGCTGGAGCGAACGTAGAAGTATACTGGGAGTCAATGGGGCATCAACTTACACGAACAGAGGTTGAGCAGGCTGCTAGATGGTATAAAGAAAACTTTTCATAA
- a CDS encoding ATP-binding protein codes for MKLTLQKKIIVLIVGLILLVTLLLTSIFAYIESKQVEEHMGQLALRVATTVSSMPSVSDAFSLEEPSSVLQPLAEDVREKIGAEFVVIGNKDSIRYAHPEEHKIGKQMVGGDNKRALEGGEYYTSKAVGSLGPSLRGKAPIFDEHGEIIGIVSVGFLIEHIQTTIINKLWDMFFLAIFVTLIGVIGSILLAKSIRKDTLGLEPQQIARLFRERNAILRSIKEGIIAIDKQGNITMMNKSAKEMLGLNNHCLHQPIENYLPNTKMHEVLQSGKSQKNEEITLRDRLVIVNRTPIIEEGKVVGVVASFRDKTEIKEMVNTIFEVHKYSEGLRAQTHEYTNKLYVISGMLQLGHYDEAVQLIQKEYDSIGIQNRILFEQIEDRAVQAILLGKVSKASEKKISFAIDVNSTIEKLPTHIDVTSLIVIIGNLIDNAFDAVRDSQERVVTFFITDIGKDIIIEVSDSGNGIKDELIPNIFEKGFSTKELKNRGYGLTNVSKAVEDLNGNIEVKNQKEGGAVFSVYIPKEMGISA; via the coding sequence GTGAAACTAACGTTACAGAAGAAGATCATTGTGTTAATTGTTGGTTTAATTTTATTGGTTACTTTACTTTTAACTTCAATTTTTGCTTATATTGAATCGAAGCAAGTAGAAGAGCATATGGGTCAGTTAGCATTGCGTGTTGCAACAACTGTTTCTTCTATGCCTTCAGTTTCCGACGCTTTCTCATTAGAAGAACCATCGTCTGTACTGCAACCGTTAGCGGAAGATGTTCGTGAGAAAATAGGAGCAGAATTCGTCGTCATCGGAAACAAGGACAGCATTCGTTATGCCCACCCGGAGGAACATAAAATCGGGAAGCAGATGGTAGGTGGCGACAATAAAAGGGCGTTAGAAGGTGGGGAGTATTATACTTCGAAAGCGGTTGGAAGCTTAGGGCCTTCGTTAAGAGGGAAAGCACCAATATTTGATGAGCATGGTGAAATCATTGGAATTGTATCTGTCGGGTTTTTGATAGAGCATATTCAAACTACGATCATAAATAAATTGTGGGATATGTTCTTTCTAGCTATCTTTGTTACGTTAATAGGTGTAATAGGGAGTATTTTGCTAGCCAAAAGTATTCGAAAAGATACATTGGGTCTAGAGCCTCAGCAAATTGCCCGGTTATTTAGAGAGCGGAATGCGATATTACGTTCTATTAAGGAAGGTATAATCGCAATAGATAAGCAGGGTAATATTACGATGATGAATAAATCAGCGAAAGAGATGTTAGGATTAAATAATCATTGTTTACATCAACCTATTGAAAATTACTTACCGAATACAAAAATGCACGAAGTGTTACAAAGTGGGAAAAGCCAAAAGAATGAAGAAATTACTTTACGAGATCGTCTCGTCATCGTCAACCGCACCCCTATCATTGAAGAGGGAAAAGTGGTGGGTGTCGTAGCCAGCTTTCGAGATAAAACAGAAATTAAAGAAATGGTTAATACGATATTTGAGGTTCATAAATATTCTGAAGGGTTAAGAGCTCAAACTCATGAATACACAAACAAACTGTATGTTATATCCGGTATGCTTCAATTAGGTCATTATGATGAAGCTGTTCAACTAATCCAAAAGGAATATGATAGTATTGGAATTCAAAACCGTATTCTGTTTGAACAAATTGAAGATAGAGCTGTTCAAGCAATATTACTAGGAAAAGTTAGCAAAGCTTCAGAGAAGAAAATTTCATTTGCAATTGATGTTAATAGTACGATAGAGAAACTTCCGACACATATTGATGTAACTTCATTAATCGTTATTATCGGAAATTTAATCGATAACGCATTTGATGCTGTAAGGGACTCACAAGAGAGAGTTGTAACTTTTTTCATAACTGATATAGGCAAAGATATTATCATTGAAGTATCCGACAGCGGCAACGGCATTAAGGATGAATTAATCCCGAACATATTTGAGAAAGGGTTTTCAACGAAGGAATTGAAAAATAGGGGCTATGGCTTAACAAATGTGAGTAAGGCTGTAGAAGATTTAAATGGAAATATTGAGGTGAAGAACCAGAAAGAAGGAGGAGCGGTGTTCTCCGTATACATCCCAAAAGAGATGGGAATATCGGCCTGA
- a CDS encoding sodium-dependent transporter — translation MDSLEKQTKRDQWGSRTGFILAAMGSAVGLGNIWKFPYVAGANGGGAFLFLYILFVLLIGIPVMLAEFSIGRNTQRDVVHAFQKLAPKSPWVLAGILGVVATFFILSFYSVVAGWTLNYIAQYTVGGLGQAANTNYGEYFSQFISHPLMPIFWQTMFMILTVLFVYKGIKNGIEKLNKVLMPTLAVLIVGLAIYSLNLDGAMDGLKFLFQPDWSVLKDPSVYLAALGQAFFSLSLGLGALITYGSYLSKEEKLPSASLTIASLDTVFAIIAGLLIFPAVFTFNIEPGAGPGLVFITLPDIFGNFAYGQFVAITFFFLLAAAALSSAVSLLEVTVAFVIRQLKWTREKTAIFVGVLVTLVGIPSSLSLGIWSEIKLLGNLNIMDSIDYVASNIFLPLGGLLISMFVGWGWNKRDVLSEVNFQTNSLGTLWLISLRYITPIAIFCVLLYSLGII, via the coding sequence TTGGACAGCTTAGAAAAGCAGACAAAGCGTGACCAATGGGGCTCACGAACAGGTTTCATACTTGCTGCTATGGGCTCGGCTGTAGGGTTAGGAAACATTTGGAAGTTCCCTTACGTTGCGGGCGCTAATGGTGGCGGTGCGTTTTTATTTCTATATATTTTATTTGTATTACTTATTGGAATTCCAGTTATGCTTGCGGAATTCTCCATCGGTCGTAATACACAGCGGGATGTCGTACACGCATTTCAAAAGCTAGCACCAAAAAGTCCTTGGGTTTTAGCTGGTATTTTGGGTGTTGTAGCTACATTCTTTATTTTATCGTTCTACAGTGTAGTAGCTGGTTGGACCCTTAACTATATTGCTCAATATACAGTTGGAGGCCTAGGCCAAGCAGCGAACACAAATTACGGTGAATATTTTTCACAGTTTATTTCACATCCATTAATGCCCATTTTTTGGCAGACGATGTTTATGATATTAACCGTTTTATTCGTGTACAAAGGAATTAAAAACGGAATTGAAAAGTTAAATAAGGTTCTTATGCCGACACTTGCCGTTTTAATTGTCGGGCTTGCCATATATAGCCTTAATTTAGACGGAGCGATGGATGGGTTGAAATTTTTGTTCCAGCCTGATTGGTCTGTGTTAAAGGATCCATCTGTTTATTTAGCGGCATTAGGACAAGCTTTCTTCTCACTAAGTTTAGGTTTAGGTGCATTAATAACATATGGAAGTTACTTATCGAAGGAAGAGAAACTACCAAGTGCATCACTAACCATTGCATCGTTAGACACCGTTTTTGCTATTATAGCTGGTTTACTCATTTTCCCAGCCGTATTTACGTTTAACATTGAGCCAGGAGCAGGTCCAGGTCTTGTCTTTATAACACTACCAGATATATTCGGGAACTTTGCTTACGGTCAATTTGTCGCGATAACATTCTTTTTCTTATTAGCTGCAGCAGCACTTTCCTCAGCTGTTTCGTTATTGGAAGTTACAGTTGCATTTGTTATCCGTCAACTAAAATGGACGAGAGAAAAAACAGCGATATTTGTCGGTGTACTCGTTACATTAGTCGGTATCCCATCCTCTTTAAGTCTCGGAATTTGGTCAGAGATAAAGTTATTAGGTAATCTTAACATCATGGATAGTATCGACTATGTGGCATCTAACATCTTCCTACCTTTAGGTGGGCTACTCATCTCCATGTTTGTCGGTTGGGGTTGGAATAAACGCGATGTCTTAAGTGAAGTTAATTTCCAAACAAATAGTTTAGGTACACTATGGTTAATTTCATTACGATATATAACACCTATTGCGATTTTCTGTGTTTTACTATATTCCCTAGGTATAATTTAA
- a CDS encoding ring-cleaving dioxygenase: protein MQKTLGIHHITAIVGNPQENINFYGEILGLRFVKKTVNFDDPSTYHFYFGDEIGSPGSIMTFFPWSNERQGRIGSGQVGITTFVVPEGALSFWEDRLENKEVPYSSVTRFQESFLQFQDPHGLQLEIVARGDGNQSHWEINGIDTDHAIKGIGGAVLYTGSPYQTEELLTNVMGLKRISQQGDYLRLESEGEIGNIIDIKLTASPRGEMGVGTVHHIAWRCNNRENQVNWRQHISTNGFFPTDMKDRQYFESIYFQEKGGILFEIATDEPGFTTDESKENLGTTLKLPSWYEVHRDKIEQNLEPVQIPTDKGGK, encoded by the coding sequence ATGCAAAAGACGTTAGGTATTCACCATATTACTGCTATAGTTGGTAACCCTCAAGAGAATATAAATTTTTATGGTGAAATATTAGGGCTTCGCTTTGTGAAGAAAACGGTAAACTTTGACGATCCAAGTACGTACCATTTCTATTTCGGGGATGAAATCGGTAGTCCAGGAAGTATTATGACGTTTTTCCCTTGGTCGAACGAAAGACAAGGGAGAATAGGATCTGGTCAAGTTGGTATTACGACTTTCGTTGTCCCTGAAGGTGCACTATCATTTTGGGAAGATCGGTTAGAAAACAAAGAGGTTCCATATTCGTCTGTGACTCGCTTCCAAGAGTCATTTCTCCAGTTTCAAGATCCTCATGGTTTACAACTAGAAATCGTAGCAAGGGGAGACGGAAACCAGAGCCATTGGGAAATAAATGGTATCGATACAGATCATGCCATTAAAGGTATTGGCGGAGCTGTTCTTTATACAGGAAGTCCTTATCAAACGGAGGAATTGTTAACCAATGTTATGGGTTTAAAGCGTATTAGTCAACAAGGTGATTATTTGCGTTTGGAATCAGAAGGTGAGATTGGTAATATTATTGATATAAAGTTAACAGCTAGTCCTAGGGGGGAAATGGGGGTTGGGACTGTTCACCATATCGCTTGGCGTTGTAATAATCGTGAAAACCAAGTAAATTGGCGACAGCATATTAGTACTAATGGTTTCTTCCCAACTGACATGAAAGACCGTCAATATTTTGAATCTATATATTTTCAAGAAAAGGGCGGCATTTTATTCGAGATTGCGACAGATGAACCAGGTTTCACAACAGATGAATCAAAAGAAAACCTAGGAACTACCTTGAAATTGCCAAGCTGGTACGAAGTTCATCGGGATAAGATAGAACAAAACTTAGAACCTGTTCAAATCCCAACGGATAAAGGAGGAAAATAA
- a CDS encoding L-2-amino-thiazoline-4-carboxylic acid hydrolase — MTEERKPIPPLSMYQITAMLFSHLEKSITTSFGDKGKNLIRLGLKRFGYEDAYRIAIQAKKEGEEHRLFDYIPEDRTEIRHHDVTIYGQMAKMFAQITKAIVDEFGDEGQNAIREGVRTFGETRGKGIATRASHLGKRNTIDHYLSNYDMGRSELFEFETLFKENVIEQTFTKCPFGQQWADDDMHEYGILYCEMIDPSIAKGYNPNFEVEHDKYVLKEGVCHFNFKLEDK, encoded by the coding sequence ATGACAGAGGAACGAAAACCGATACCACCACTTTCTATGTATCAAATAACTGCCATGCTCTTTAGCCATTTAGAAAAATCAATAACCACTTCTTTTGGCGATAAAGGAAAAAATCTAATTCGATTAGGATTAAAAAGATTTGGATATGAAGACGCCTATCGTATTGCTATACAAGCAAAAAAAGAGGGGGAGGAACATCGTTTGTTCGATTACATTCCAGAGGACCGAACTGAAATAAGACATCACGATGTTACGATATATGGACAAATGGCAAAAATGTTTGCGCAAATCACGAAAGCCATAGTAGACGAATTTGGTGATGAAGGACAAAATGCTATCCGGGAAGGAGTTCGTACCTTTGGTGAGACACGCGGGAAAGGAATTGCCACAAGGGCAAGCCATTTAGGAAAACGAAATACGATTGATCATTACTTATCCAATTATGATATGGGACGCAGCGAGTTATTTGAGTTCGAAACGTTATTTAAGGAAAATGTCATCGAACAAACATTTACTAAATGTCCTTTCGGTCAACAATGGGCTGACGACGACATGCATGAGTATGGTATTTTATACTGTGAAATGATTGACCCATCTATAGCAAAAGGATATAACCCCAATTTTGAAGTAGAGCACGACAAATACGTTCTTAAAGAAGGGGTTTGTCATTTTAATTTTAAACTAGAAGATAAGTAA